One Dysosmobacter welbionis DNA segment encodes these proteins:
- a CDS encoding DUF4315 family protein has protein sequence MATVEKIRKDIEKTKEKISAQQKRLRELEAQLTEEENLEIVRMVKAVRMDNKELTAFLKAYASGLITLPDGMMEAEAAPDPDDEDMEGMEDGEDEA, from the coding sequence ATGGCAACGGTTGAGAAGATCCGCAAGGACATCGAAAAGACGAAGGAGAAGATCTCCGCCCAGCAGAAGCGCCTTCGGGAGCTGGAGGCGCAGCTCACCGAGGAAGAAAACCTGGAGATCGTCCGCATGGTCAAGGCGGTGCGCATGGACAACAAGGAGCTGACCGCCTTTCTGAAAGCCTACGCCAGCGGCCTTATCACCCTGCCCGACGGGATGATGGAGGCGGAGGCGGCGCCGGACCCCGACGACGAGGATATGGAAGGAATGGAGGACGGCGAAGATGAAGCGTAA